In Colias croceus chromosome 19, ilColCroc2.1, the following are encoded in one genomic region:
- the LOC123700149 gene encoding 3-oxoacyl-[acyl-carrier-protein] reductase FabG-like: MSFKDKVVIVTGASSGVGAATAIAFTQEGASVVMIGRNQNKLDNVRKKCEAVGKKPLVINADLTDDGELRNIVDKTIEEFNKIDILVNNAAILRCGNLRYDTIRNTYDEVMNTNIRAVVYLTTFATPHLIASKGNIVNISTIGAERVICDEYNAYCVSKAALNHFTRAAAIELGAHGVRVNTVSPAVVKSDMLQNAGFGAGDVGSFKNVMYGPWTESEEIADLILFVASDKARGITGSNLVSDKGNTLI, from the coding sequence ATGAGTTTCAAAGATAAAGTTGTTATTGTGACCGGGGCGAGCTCCGGAGTAGGGGCCGCTACAGCCATAGCGTTCACTCAAGAAGGCGCCTCCGTTGTCATGATAGGaagaaatcaaaataaattggaCAATGTGCGGAAGAAATGCGAAGCTGTCGGCAAAAAACCTTTAGTCATCAACGCTGACCTCACTGACGACGGCGAACTCAGAAACATCGTGGACAAAACGATTGAAGAATTCAACAAAATCgatattttagttaataaCGCAGCTATCTTGCGCTGCGGCAATTTGAGGTATGATACCATTAGGAATACGTACGATGAAGTAATGAATACAAATATACGAGCTGTTGTTTACTTGACGACGTTTGCCACACCTCACCTGATAGCCAGTAAGGGTAATATAGTGAATATATCAACTATAGGAGCAGAGAGAGTGATCTGCGACGAATATAACGCGTACTGTGTATCTAAGGCGGCATTGAATCATTTCACAAGGGCAGCGGCTATCGAATTAGGTGCTCATGGGGTAAGAGTGAATACAGTGAGCCCAGCAGTAGTTAAAAGTGATATGTTACAGAATGCAGGTTTTGGAGCCGGAGATGTTGGTTCtttcaaaaatgtaatgtaTGGACCGTGGACTGAGTCAGAGGAGATAGCCGATTTAATACTGTTTGTGGCTAGTGATAAGGCGAGGGGTATAACGGGATCGAATTTAGTTAGTGATAAAGGAAATACGTTGATATGA
- the LOC123700268 gene encoding uncharacterized oxidoreductase MexAM1_META1p0182-like — MSCKNKVVVITGASSGIGAATAVAFAKESAQLVLVASNKKKLRNVKSACQAAGSKVSIIITDLTEEVYSGVINSVIKIHKRIDVLVNNAGVLEYGKLRDNTLVDAFDEIMDVNIAAPVFLTTYAAPHLIASQGNVVNISAIDAEKVVCEEYGAFSVTKAALNQFTRAAAIELGEHGVRVNSISPSDVRTNMYKNAGKTKQNVELKSVLNPWTEPEQIADLILFVASDKARGITGSNLVCDNGSMLL, encoded by the coding sequence ATGAGTTGTAAAAACAAAGTTGTTGTAATAACCGGCGCAAGTTCAGGCATTGGAGCCGCCACGGCTGTAGCATTTGCTAAGGAAAGCGCTCAACTCGTCTTAGTAGCGAGCAATAAGAAAAAACTAAGAAATGTGAAGAGCGCCTGCCAAGCTGCAGGAAGTAAAGTATCTATAATCATAACAGACCTCACAGAGGAAGTATACAGCGGTGTTATAAACtcagtaataaaaatacacaagaGAATAGACGTCCTAGTCAACAATGCTGGAGTACTAGAATATGGAAAATTAAGAGATAACACTCTGGTCGATGCGTTTGATGAAATTATGGATGTAAACATCGCGGCTCCCGTTTTTCTAACTACGTATGCAGCTCCACACCTGATAGCAAGTCAAGGTAATGTAGTAAACATATCTGCGATTGACGCAGAGAAAGTTGTATGCGAAGAATACGGTGCGTTTAGTGTGACAAAGGCGGCACTAAACCAGTTCACTAGAGCGGCGGCAATAGAATTAGGAGAGCATGGTGTTAGAGTGAACTCAATTAGCCCATCAGATGTTAGGACCAATATGTACAAAAACGCgggaaaaacaaaacaaaatgttgAATTAAAAAGTGTTCTCAATCCGTGGACTGAACCGGAGCAGATTGCTGATTTGATACTTTTTGTGGCTAGTGATAAGGCAAGAGGTATCACTGGATCGAATTTAGTTTGTGATAATGGTAGCATGTTGTTGTGA